In Kordiimonas sp. SCSIO 12610, the sequence AACAATTAAACTAATGCATAAAACCAGAAAGAGACCGCGAAAAAACACCAACATGATAAAACCCTATACGCCTGAAATTTGTAGCAAAAATAAACGAAAGCAAACTGGTCTGGATACTTTCATAAGACTACTTAACACAACCATAAGCAATCCCTTTGACCATATGCAAGTTTTAGGGGCGCAAAACTTCGTGACCTGTAGGGTTTCATAGCGTTTCTGGGATAAATCACCCAAGTGAATGACAATAGAAAACAGCCCGTATGCTTATTTATACGAGCTGTTAGATGGCTGGTCTAAATTATACCAAAGACTTATATAGACTTCCTCATTTTAATTTAGCAATTCCTACGCCTGAAAATCCGTCTGTTGTCAAAATTGAGTCCTTAATGGTTGGATTGCCGTTAACAAACAAGTGAATCACCCCTTCTGAAAGAACGTGAGGGTTTTCATAATTCGCCTTTGGTTTGAAGGTATTAGGATCAAAAACCAATATATCGGCTTTATACCCTTCCCGAATATACCCCCTGCCTTTAATACCAAACGTATCTGCGGTTAATCCGGTACTACGATGAATAAAATCTGTCAGCGATATAACTTGCTTTTCCTTAACATAGGTCTGATACTTTTGTGGGAATGACGCATATTTTCTTGGATGCCCGTCACCACCGTCAGAGCCAGTCATCACCCATGGCTGGGTCATAAATCTTTCAAGGTCCTCGTCGGTCATATTGAAGGATGCAATGCCAGCGTCGCCTTCTAGGACGATCTCGATAGCTGTATCGATTTCATCTAAACTCAGAATACTGGCGTATTCAGCGAGTGTTTGACCTTTCCATTTCTCCAAACCGCCGGTTAACAATATGGCGGTTCCGCCCCCACGCTTGCGCAGGTTCTCAGACATTTCACTCTTAATCTGACCAATCAACTCAGGATCTTTAAGCCGCTTAAAAAGCTCTTCATTGCCGCCAGCCATTGCCCATCGCGGAACGAGTGCATTACTAACCCGGGTTCCAGATGCCTTCCACGGATATTGGTCCGCAGTGACCGTTAGCCCTTCGTTTTGGGCTTTCTCAATCATCGCTACAACGTCCTTGCTTTGCCTCCAAACATCTACACCAAGCGCTTTAATATGTGCAAAATGAATTGGAATATTTGCTTCTCTACCGATCTTCAGGGTTTCTTTAACTGCCCCTAAAAGGCCGATGGAATATGTACTTTCGTCCCGAATATGGCTCTCATAAATACCACCATAATTTGCCGCAACTTTCGCAAGTTCAATCACCTCATCGGTTTCTGCAAACGAACCTGGCGCATAATACAAACCTGTCGACAGGCCCAAAGCCCCCTCTTCCATAGCTTGCTTAATCATTGCCTTCATCGCGGCCAATTCAGCATCTTTTGGCGCGCGGTCGTCATCGCCCATCACCGCACGGCGTATCGCGCCGTGGCCAACCAAAATCGCCAAATTAGTCCCCATACCCCTCGCCTCTAACGAAGCAAAGGTATCCTGTACTTTCCATGGGCCACGCCCATCGTTCCCGCTGAATATGGTCGAAATTCCCTGGAACAAATAACTATCGTGACTGACGGGGCCATTTTCAGGAAGTTCTTCAAGGGCATGTGTATGAATATCAATAAACCCCGGGCTTACAATCATACCAGACACATCAATAACTTCGTTGGCTGAAATCTCTTGGCTATCGGCGTTTCCGATAAAAACGATTTCATCATCTTTAACACCGATATCGAGAATACGCCCTTCTTCCTTGGCTCCCGTGTATACCATCCCACTCATAAGCAAATAGTCTACAGTTACCTGATCGCCGGTTTCTTGCCTTGCTTCACATGCGGCTAGCAAACATAGGCTAAGAGTGATGCATATTGATTTCCAGATACGACTATTCATCATGTGGCGCCTTTATTTCAGTTTTGTATCGCGCCAACAGTTCCTTCATCATTTCTTCAGCAAAGATAACTGCGCCCTCTACAATCGCGCCGCGGTCAGTTTCATCGCCAACTTCATAGGTAATTGCTGGAATACCAAAGCGGGTGTAGACATAGTTTTTAGAGGTTGGGAGGTCTGAATTTTCCCTACCCTCACGCGTAAACGTATATTTTTTAGCGCGTTTTTCCGTTGATGTTAACCAATTATGCGTAAAGCCCTTCATAAAGAGCTCGTCTTTGTCGAGCTGCGTATAAAGCAAATTTCGAGCGGTTGAATGAAAATCAAGGAAGAACCAGAGCGACTTACCGGTTTGATTGTCAGCGTCGTTAAAAGCATCCAACTCTGATTTCATTAATTGAGTTTCAACGTGTTCAAACGGTCCCCAGTCACGGTTTAAATCCTTGCCGCGTTTATTGTGACGCC encodes:
- a CDS encoding amidohydrolase family protein codes for the protein MMNSRIWKSICITLSLCLLAACEARQETGDQVTVDYLLMSGMVYTGAKEEGRILDIGVKDDEIVFIGNADSQEISANEVIDVSGMIVSPGFIDIHTHALEELPENGPVSHDSYLFQGISTIFSGNDGRGPWKVQDTFASLEARGMGTNLAILVGHGAIRRAVMGDDDRAPKDAELAAMKAMIKQAMEEGALGLSTGLYYAPGSFAETDEVIELAKVAANYGGIYESHIRDESTYSIGLLGAVKETLKIGREANIPIHFAHIKALGVDVWRQSKDVVAMIEKAQNEGLTVTADQYPWKASGTRVSNALVPRWAMAGGNEELFKRLKDPELIGQIKSEMSENLRKRGGGTAILLTGGLEKWKGQTLAEYASILSLDEIDTAIEIVLEGDAGIASFNMTDEDLERFMTQPWVMTGSDGGDGHPRKYASFPQKYQTYVKEKQVISLTDFIHRSTGLTADTFGIKGRGYIREGYKADILVFDPNTFKPKANYENPHVLSEGVIHLFVNGNPTIKDSILTTDGFSGVGIAKLK